The following are encoded together in the Triticum dicoccoides isolate Atlit2015 ecotype Zavitan chromosome 6B, WEW_v2.0, whole genome shotgun sequence genome:
- the LOC119321954 gene encoding uncharacterized protein At1g51745-like isoform X2, protein MGGGSEGGGDADEGCCSVGDTSPGTIVWVRRRNGSWWPGRILGQAELPPSQIMSPRSGTPVKLLGREDASVDWYNLEKSKRVKAFRCGEFDACIERAEATQGTLSKKREKYARREDAILHALELERKLHQTQGFRPAYFSACTKHRKDLGSTRYKSKKRKRKDVSALPAKKEAGQYFLNAGLKINFSESLDTSENIISNHIGDLSHVRHIQGGASLESKEVCTIVKKNRPDGSDFDESIEKCDRHRPLVQVLQSSAKLTQHSPHNDDYGAILIGGDKDPSPATYRAKRRADFDTESYLQHPDSSSEEHTSSDFVEKHVSESSERECSESETEDDAELLQSANRILPPELRPRDPYFLRTSDRFGHVDNYDDDDDDDDDDNDVAYSAYMHQLNQSEEEDGSSELGVSRWHIKGKRNNRSAVKKSTHMTDGKSCLDKPNGLMKGSVYNSNGINHRKENGQTSDQQMLRNQIKEEPHYDSDETDLFEDTSHPEVNLYHSRTYPSSLKATRDLSRSYIYYNNDYENDSSKISPLNWDTDQIFRVDRKAYWDEPSFYQRNGSSRLGRMGPMLFDIDLKVQASYHGEHVPLVSLMSRLDGKAIVGHPIQIEILVDGSTDHLVSGGDISMEESTGAPTAWRTGRRTAMQRIPRSNPLGASMDGGNEGRLAYPDWEMKPVFSKHSASANHQVKKSMSNSKKRSSASKSQKKPSKKASLSSQKVRTLSSIPTGRRHHGGGAQAKPRTHSGIFGDLIKPGGAIPPVTCVPAKVVFTRILEAVGRPPLAAARRVRMVSPEARDPT, encoded by the exons TGACTGGTACAACCTTGAGAAATCAAAGCGCGTTAAAGCATTTAGGTGTGGGGAGTTCGATGCCTGCATTGAGAGGGCAGAGGCTACTCAAGGGACTCTTTCGAAGAAAAGAGAGAAATATGCACGGAGAGAAGATGCCATTCTTCATGCCCTTGAATTAGAGAGGAAACTGCATCAGACTCAAGGTTTCAGACCTGCCTACTTTTCTG CTTGCACGAAACATCGCAAAGACCTTGGAAGTACTCGCTACAAGAGCAaaaagaggaaaagaaaagatGTATCTGCTCTTCCTGCAAAAAAAGAAGCTGGGCAGTATTTTCTCAATGCCGGTTTGAAGATAAACTTTTCAGAGTCGCTGGACACCTCAGAGAATATTATCAGTAACCACATTGGAGACTTATCCCATGTGAGACATATTCAGGGAggagcaagtttagagagcaaggaGGTTTGTACAATTGTGAAAAAGAATAGACCGGATGGAAGCGATTTCGATGAATCTATTGAAAAATGTGACAGACACCGACCACTTGTTCAAGTCTTGCAGAGCAGTGCAAAATTGACGCAGCACTCGCCGCACAATGATGATTATGGGGCTATCTTAATTGGGGGAGATAAAGATCCATCACCTGCCACCTATCGGGCTAAAAGAA GAGCTGATTTTGACACCGAAAGTTATCTTCAGCATCCAGATTCCTCTTCTGAGGAACATACATCTTCAGACTTTGTTGAGAAACACGTATCTGAGTCTTCAGAGAGGGAATGCTCAGAAAGTGAAACAGAAGATGATGCGGAGCTTTTGCAAA GTGCTAATAGGATTCTGCCTCCAGAGTTACGCCCCCGTGATCCTTATTTCCTTCGGACTTCTGACAGGTTTGGACATGTGgataattatgatgatgatgatgatgatgatgatgacgacaatgaTGTGGCCTATTCTGCTTATATGCACCAATTAAATCAATCAGAGGAAGAGGATGGTTCTTCTGAGCTGGGTGTCTCCCGATGGCATATAAAAGGTAAACGTAATAACCGTAGTGCAGTGAAGAAATCAACCCATATGACGGATGGAAAATCCTGTTTGGATAAACCCAATGGTCTCATGAAAGGATCTGTGTACAACTCAAATGGTATAAATCATAGGAAAGAGAATGGGCAGACATCCGATCAgcaaatgcttaggaaccaaaTCAAAGAGGAGCCCCACTATGATTCTGATGAAACAGATCTATTCGAGGACACAAGCCACCCTGAGGTTAACTTGTATCATAGTCGAACATACCCATCATCCTTGAAAGCTACAAGAGATCTTAGCCGAAGCTACATTTATTATAATAATGACTATGAAAATGATTCTTCCAAGATTTCTCCActtaactgggatacagatcagatATTTCGTGTTGATCGGAAGGCATATTGGGACGAACCTTCATTTTACCAAAGAAATGGCAGTTCACGTTTGGGTCGCATGGGCCCAATGTTGTTTGATATTGATTTGAAGGTCCAAGCCAGCTACCATGGAGAGCATGTTCCTCTTGTTTCCTTGATGAGCAGACTGGATGGCAAAGCAATTGTTGGACATCCTATCCAAATTGAAATACTTGTAGATGGTTCCACTGATCACCTGGTTTCTGGTGGTGATATTAGTATGGAAGAGAGCACAGGAGCTCCAACGGCTTGGCGTACAGGCAGGAGGACAGCCATGCAAAGAATTCCCCGTTCTAATCCTTTAGGAGCATCAATGGACGGTGGCAATGAAGGCAGGCTTGCATATCCAGACTGGGAAATGAAACCAGTCTTCAGTAAACACTCAGCTTCCGCAAATCACCAGGTTAAGAAAAGCATGTCAAATAGCAAGAAGAGGTCATCGGCATCCAAATCTCAAAAGAAGCCATCCAAGAAGGCAAGTCTGTCAAGCCAGAAGGTCAGAACCCTCTCTTCGATTCCCACTGGAAGAAGGCATCATGGAGGTGGCGCTCAAGCAAAGCCGCGTACGCACAGTGGCATTTTCGGTGACTTGATCAAACCAGGCGGAGCAATTCCACCAGTTACATGCGTCCCTGCAAAGGTTGTGTTCACAAGGATACTGGAAGCAGTTGGCAGGCCACCTCTAGCTGCTGCTCGCCGTGTGAGAATGGTTAGTCCTGAGGCACGAGATCCAACATAG
- the LOC119321954 gene encoding uncharacterized protein At1g51745-like isoform X1 → MGGGSEGGGDADEGCCSVGDTSPGTIVWVRRRNGSWWPGRILGQAELPPSQIMSPRSGTPVKLLGREDASVDWYNLEKSKRVKAFRCGEFDACIERAEATQGTLSKKREKYARREDAILHALELERKLHQTQGFRPAYFSACTKHRKDLGSTRYKSKKRKRKDVSALPAKKEAGQYFLNAGLKINFSESLDTSENIISNHIGDLSHVRHIQGGASLESKEVCTIVKKNRPDGSDFDESIEKCDRHRPLVQVLQSSAKLTQHSPHNDDYGAILIGGDKDPSPATYRAKRSRYAYLPSDSGETHSHSDLPSAQMVSTGADFDTESYLQHPDSSSEEHTSSDFVEKHVSESSERECSESETEDDAELLQSANRILPPELRPRDPYFLRTSDRFGHVDNYDDDDDDDDDDNDVAYSAYMHQLNQSEEEDGSSELGVSRWHIKGKRNNRSAVKKSTHMTDGKSCLDKPNGLMKGSVYNSNGINHRKENGQTSDQQMLRNQIKEEPHYDSDETDLFEDTSHPEVNLYHSRTYPSSLKATRDLSRSYIYYNNDYENDSSKISPLNWDTDQIFRVDRKAYWDEPSFYQRNGSSRLGRMGPMLFDIDLKVQASYHGEHVPLVSLMSRLDGKAIVGHPIQIEILVDGSTDHLVSGGDISMEESTGAPTAWRTGRRTAMQRIPRSNPLGASMDGGNEGRLAYPDWEMKPVFSKHSASANHQVKKSMSNSKKRSSASKSQKKPSKKASLSSQKVRTLSSIPTGRRHHGGGAQAKPRTHSGIFGDLIKPGGAIPPVTCVPAKVVFTRILEAVGRPPLAAARRVRMVSPEARDPT, encoded by the exons TGACTGGTACAACCTTGAGAAATCAAAGCGCGTTAAAGCATTTAGGTGTGGGGAGTTCGATGCCTGCATTGAGAGGGCAGAGGCTACTCAAGGGACTCTTTCGAAGAAAAGAGAGAAATATGCACGGAGAGAAGATGCCATTCTTCATGCCCTTGAATTAGAGAGGAAACTGCATCAGACTCAAGGTTTCAGACCTGCCTACTTTTCTG CTTGCACGAAACATCGCAAAGACCTTGGAAGTACTCGCTACAAGAGCAaaaagaggaaaagaaaagatGTATCTGCTCTTCCTGCAAAAAAAGAAGCTGGGCAGTATTTTCTCAATGCCGGTTTGAAGATAAACTTTTCAGAGTCGCTGGACACCTCAGAGAATATTATCAGTAACCACATTGGAGACTTATCCCATGTGAGACATATTCAGGGAggagcaagtttagagagcaaggaGGTTTGTACAATTGTGAAAAAGAATAGACCGGATGGAAGCGATTTCGATGAATCTATTGAAAAATGTGACAGACACCGACCACTTGTTCAAGTCTTGCAGAGCAGTGCAAAATTGACGCAGCACTCGCCGCACAATGATGATTATGGGGCTATCTTAATTGGGGGAGATAAAGATCCATCACCTGCCACCTATCGGGCTAAAAGAAGTAGATATGCATACCTGCCTAGTGATTCTGGTGAAACTCATAGCCATAGTGATTTACCTTCTGCTCAAATGGTTTCTACAGGAGCTGATTTTGACACCGAAAGTTATCTTCAGCATCCAGATTCCTCTTCTGAGGAACATACATCTTCAGACTTTGTTGAGAAACACGTATCTGAGTCTTCAGAGAGGGAATGCTCAGAAAGTGAAACAGAAGATGATGCGGAGCTTTTGCAAA GTGCTAATAGGATTCTGCCTCCAGAGTTACGCCCCCGTGATCCTTATTTCCTTCGGACTTCTGACAGGTTTGGACATGTGgataattatgatgatgatgatgatgatgatgatgacgacaatgaTGTGGCCTATTCTGCTTATATGCACCAATTAAATCAATCAGAGGAAGAGGATGGTTCTTCTGAGCTGGGTGTCTCCCGATGGCATATAAAAGGTAAACGTAATAACCGTAGTGCAGTGAAGAAATCAACCCATATGACGGATGGAAAATCCTGTTTGGATAAACCCAATGGTCTCATGAAAGGATCTGTGTACAACTCAAATGGTATAAATCATAGGAAAGAGAATGGGCAGACATCCGATCAgcaaatgcttaggaaccaaaTCAAAGAGGAGCCCCACTATGATTCTGATGAAACAGATCTATTCGAGGACACAAGCCACCCTGAGGTTAACTTGTATCATAGTCGAACATACCCATCATCCTTGAAAGCTACAAGAGATCTTAGCCGAAGCTACATTTATTATAATAATGACTATGAAAATGATTCTTCCAAGATTTCTCCActtaactgggatacagatcagatATTTCGTGTTGATCGGAAGGCATATTGGGACGAACCTTCATTTTACCAAAGAAATGGCAGTTCACGTTTGGGTCGCATGGGCCCAATGTTGTTTGATATTGATTTGAAGGTCCAAGCCAGCTACCATGGAGAGCATGTTCCTCTTGTTTCCTTGATGAGCAGACTGGATGGCAAAGCAATTGTTGGACATCCTATCCAAATTGAAATACTTGTAGATGGTTCCACTGATCACCTGGTTTCTGGTGGTGATATTAGTATGGAAGAGAGCACAGGAGCTCCAACGGCTTGGCGTACAGGCAGGAGGACAGCCATGCAAAGAATTCCCCGTTCTAATCCTTTAGGAGCATCAATGGACGGTGGCAATGAAGGCAGGCTTGCATATCCAGACTGGGAAATGAAACCAGTCTTCAGTAAACACTCAGCTTCCGCAAATCACCAGGTTAAGAAAAGCATGTCAAATAGCAAGAAGAGGTCATCGGCATCCAAATCTCAAAAGAAGCCATCCAAGAAGGCAAGTCTGTCAAGCCAGAAGGTCAGAACCCTCTCTTCGATTCCCACTGGAAGAAGGCATCATGGAGGTGGCGCTCAAGCAAAGCCGCGTACGCACAGTGGCATTTTCGGTGACTTGATCAAACCAGGCGGAGCAATTCCACCAGTTACATGCGTCCCTGCAAAGGTTGTGTTCACAAGGATACTGGAAGCAGTTGGCAGGCCACCTCTAGCTGCTGCTCGCCGTGTGAGAATGGTTAGTCCTGAGGCACGAGATCCAACATAG